The DNA region AGGATACTTTTATCCTGAACTCCGACGCCAGCGCGGGGTACCTTGAACCGCTCGATGCACGGCTGAAAGAATGGGAGGATTGGACCAACGGCTCGTTTATCGAAGCGATGAAAAAAGGCGTAACCGCCAGCGACGGCAAGGTGTACGGGGTGCCCTACAATACCGATTCGCGCGGGCTTTGGTATAACAAGGAAATTTTCAAGCGGGCCGGACTTCCCGAGGACTGGCGGCCCAAAAACTGGGACGAGGTGCTGGACGCGGCCCGGACGATCAAAGAGAAGGAGCCGGACGTCGTGCCGATCTGGATGAACATGGGCAAGGCGACGGGCGAAGCCACCTCGATGCAGACCTATGAAATGCTGCTGTACGGCACGGGCGAACGGCTATACGACGACGCCGGGGGGAAATGGATCGTACAGAGCCAAGGCATCCTCGACGCGCTCGGATTTATTGAAACCGTGAACAAGGAGCAGCACGGGCCGCCACTCTCCAAAGTGCTGAACGGCCAGGCCGGCAACACCGCTTCACGCGAATATTTGCCCCAGGGCAAGCTGGCGATTTCGCTCGACGGTTCCTGGATTACCGGCAATTATCTGGACACCGGGGCCGCCCCTTGGCCCGAATATAAAGACGTGCTCGGCTTTGCCCCGATGCCGACGAGTCAAGGCCAGGATCCCGGCACGATCACGCTGGCCGGCGGTTGGGCGTTGTCCATCCCAAGCAATGCCAAACATAAAGACGAAGCTTGGGAGTTCATCAAATATGCGTTAAGTAAAGAAAACAGCCAAAAACTCGTCATGTCCTCCGGCAACATTACGGTCCGGGCCGACGTGGCCAAAGATCCGGAATACACGAAAATGCCGTTTAACGAAATCGCCACGGAATATCTGCAAAACGCCGAGTTCAGACCGGCCCAGGAAAAGTACCCCGAGGTGTCCACTCAAATCCAAACGATGGTCGAATCCGTGGCAACGGGAACCTCTCCGGCCGACGCCGCCAAAAAATACGCTCAAGACGTCACCCGCATCGTCGGCGAAGATCATGTGATGCAAAAATAGCGGAGAGCGCTTTGCCTACCGGGGGAGGAGAACGATATGAGCAGCATAACGGCCGAACCGTATCGGCAAAAAAGAAACTCAATAACGTGGCTCTACTTTTTGCTTCCGTCCGTCCTCATCATGCTGATTTTCTTTATATATCCGGTGTTCCTGACCTTTTTCTATTCGTTCACGAACCTGGCCTTAACCGGAGAGTCCGCGAAGGAGCTGAAGTTTGTCGGGATCGATAACTATATCCATATGTTCAAGGACCCGACGGTTCGCATCAGCATCTGGAATACGCTGATTTTCCTGTTTGGCTCGGCGGTGATCGGCCAGCAGGTGCTCGGCTTTGTCATCGCTTTATTGATGAAGCATAAAAACAAGCTGTTCCGCCGCGTCATCGGCACGATCGTGCTGGCCGGCTGGGTAACTCCGGAAATCGTCTGCGCCTTGTGCCTGTACAGTTTTTTCGGGGACGAAGGCACGTTAAACTCAGGTCTCGCTTTTTTCGGCATCCCGACGGTCACCTGGCTGTTCACCATGCCGATGCTAACGATTATCCTAGCCAACATCTGGCACGGAACCGCCTTCTCCATGCTCGTGTTTCAAGCGGCGCTGGACGATGTGCCAAGCGAGGTCGAAGAGGCCGCCGTCGTCGACGGGGCCTCGAGATGGCAGGTGCTCACCCGGATCATCCTGCCCTATATTAAGGAAAGCTTTGTCACCAATATGATGCTCGTTACCTTGCAGACGCTTGGGGTTTTCGGGCTGATCTACGCCATGACCGGCGGAGGGCCGGGCACTTCGACGACGACGCTGCCGATCTTTATGTACAATCAGGCCTTTGTCAATTACCAGCTTGGATACGGAACCGCGATTTCCCTGCTGCTCCTGCTGATCGGAGTGGTGCTCAGCCTGTTCTATATCCGCTCGTTGAAATAACCTTTTGACAAGGAGACTTCGTATGAACGCCAAACAACGCAAAATCGTCTACAGGATGTTGCCGTACGCCATTCTTACCTTTATCGGCATCTGTTTCGTGCTGCCGCTGCTTTGGGTCATCGTCGCCTCGATCGACTCGAACGCGATGCAGACGCTTAAGCTGCCGCACCGGGTCACGGCGGAGAACTACATCGAGGTGATCACCAGCCGGGAAAATCAGCGCGCCTTCCTGATCGGGCTCATCATGTCGCTCGGCCAGGCGGTGCTCGTCGTCATCCTGGCCCTGCTTGCGGCCTATCCCTTATCGCGGTACCAAATGAAATACAAAAAGCCGTTCATGCTGACCATTTTATTTATGACCTCCCTGCCGATTACGGCGGTGATGGTCCCGGTGTACCAATTGTTCCTTACCTTGAATTTGTATGACCAAATTTACGGGGTGATTCTGTTTTACGTCGCTTCCTCGATGCCTTATGGAATTTGGATGCTGAAAAACTTTATGGATTCCGTGCCGCAGGACCTGGAAGAGGCGGCATGGGTCGACGGAGCGTCGGTGTTTACGGGCATCCGCAAAGTGGTTGCTCCTCTGATGATCCCCGGCATTTGCACGGTGGCCATCTTTACGTTCTCGGGAAGCTGGGGCAATTTCTTCGTTCCGTACATTCTGCTGCAGAATCCCGAAAATTTCCCGGCTTCCTTAAAACTGTACCAGTTCTTCGGACAATACGGGATGGTCGAGTACGGGAACCTGGCTGCTTTCTCCATTCTGTATGCGATCCCTTCCATCGTATTGTATATCCTTTCGCAGCGCTTTATGTCCAAAGGGTTTGGCCTTCAGGGCGGAACGAAAGGCTAAAAATGAAGCAGGGCTGCGTCCTCGAACGCGGCCTCCTTATTATTCAAATTCCATGTTCATTCCCTCGTAGTGTGCGGCCATGTCCGCGCAGATCTCCGCCATCCGCCGCACAAGCCGGTGGGGTTCGCGAATCTTCAGCGCTTTGCCGTAAGGCAGCAAATAGTACGGCACATAGGTATGCAAGGCGGAAGCATCCATTTTGAATTCCGCCTCCCCTTCACTCCGCCGCACCAGCGTGTGCCCGAACATCCAATGGTTTTGCAGTTCATTTAAGATCCGGTCATGTCCGGCAATGCGAACGGTAACCAGGGACTTCTCCTGCAGCGAAGGCGGGAGCAAACCGCCCAGCAAAAAATCTTTCGCGGAGAAATCCGCCGGCCGTTCAAACCGGTGATCCGAAGGCTCCAGGCGGACGATGCGGTCTACCCGGAAGCTGCGCAGCCCCTGGCGCAGGCGGCAAAATCCGACCGTATACCAGGTCCCTTTCCAGTGGATGATGCCATAGCAATCAAACACGCGGCACTCCATAGCCGAATCCTTGCCCCGCGCATACTCCATAACAAGCTACCGCCCGCTCCAGCGCGGCGGAAAACGGATATCCCGCCTCCCTGGCGAATATCGAAGCGTGCACCAGCGCTTTCTGCTCGTCTGCGTCAAACAGCAACGGCGACTCCATAAAATCGCCGAGAATCCGATAGCCTCCGTTAGGTCCGGAATCGGCGGTAATCGGCACGCCGCTGGCGCATAGAGAGTCAATGCAGCGGTATACGGTTCGAATGTGGATTTCCAACTCGTCCGCCAGCTGCCGGGCGGTCATTTTCCTTCCCGACCGGAGCAGCCAAAGAATGGATAGCATGTTATCGACTTTGGACATAATGACAGCTCGCTTGCGGGGCCGCGTCTTAAATTGAAGCGTACTTCGAACTTTGAATATCGGACTTCGGACTTCGGATGGGCCAAGCGCCGTTTTCGGTTCGCCCAGTTTCGTTTAAACATGACCATCGCTTTCATTTGCAGCATATGATGAAGCAAGTTGACTTCAAAGCAGGTGGTGTGCTTGACAAAAAGAAAACGAAAGACGAAAAAAACGGACGATGGGATAATTACCGCTAGTGACCTGGCCATTATCGGAGCCGGATTCGCCGCCTTGGGCAACTTTTTCGAATTGCTGTCCCTGCTGAAGCTGCGCGAGGAAGAGGCAGCCGACGGGACGGCGGCGAAGGACCCTAAGCCGAAAGGATCATAACAATTTCAAAATGTTCATAAAGGGATCAATAAGAAAAAAAGGCGCGGGATCACCTGCCCAGGGCGCCTTTAAGTGCGTGTGAACTATCTCTTCAAGAGTTTCGCGATAGCTTGGCCACTTTCAACCGCCATTTTCTCCACTTCATATATACAATCACCAGCAGCAGAGCCCCAAGGCCCATAAAGAAATATTTCAGATATTTCTCCACCAGCCCGATCGCGTATTGCCACTGCTCGCCGAACACGAATCCGATGCCTACAAAAGCGGTGACCCATATAGCTGCCCCGGTATAGGCATAGAGGGCAAACGTGCGGTAAGGGATGCGAATGATGCCTACGAAATATCCGAAAAACTGTCTGACCCCCGGCACAAAAAAATTGATCAACAGCATTTTGTTTCCATATTTCTCATAAATGCGCCTGGTTTTCTCCAAGTGGGAAGGTTTCAAAAATATCCATTTGCCGTAGCGCTCAACGAGCGGCGCCCCGATCCGGCGGCCAAGCCAGTACGTAATCGTTACGCCAATCACCGATCCTGCGTAACCGGCCAGCAAAGCCGGAACGAATTGGAGTACCCCTTTATAGGCCAAATAACCGGTATATGTCAGCGTCGTTTGCCCCGGCGGCAACGGCAGCGCGATAAAATCCACCGGCAGTCCGAGCAGCAGTACAAAGTAACCGTAATGCTCGAACATCCGCTCAATCCAAGCCAGCACGTTCATGATCGTTCTCCTTTTATGAGTTCAAGGCGCCGCCATCAATTCGCCCTATTCTTTTTTATGTTAACAGTATACGCGGAGAATTTCCAATCCAAAATGGCCCTAGGGCGGGTTCCATCCTGGACCGGGGGCCGGGGGAAGGGAAAGCTCGAATCCGTAAAATAGACGCCGCTCTAACGGACCCACGTGACTCTTGGCTCAAAACCAGTGCATCCGGGCCGATTTAAAGTAAATAAGATCATCTGTGTCCGTCCTTCGTGTTTTATATGTTACAAACCTCCGTTTTTTCGAAAATAACGGCTCTGGTGTCCCTTAGCCCCCTGAACCCTCTTCTCCTCCCCTCTCTACCTGCGCATCGCCCTCTACCACGCCGGAATTTTATAACTCAACTTTCGCAGAGCAAAAATCAGCTTGAGTCCTTGAGCTGAAGGTGTTCAAAGATTTAAGATACGCGGACAGAAGAGGTGCCTGGCTCAACCTTATAATCCTTGCTTGCCTTGCCAGTCAAGTCGAAAACCGATCTCGGCTAGAAACGCGGAGGGGCGTTGAAAGCTTGAGGATAGGGAAGTGGGGTGGGCGGCAGATCAACACTCGCTGTCCGGACACTTTGCACGATTATCCCCTTTGATCAGGTAGCAGAGAGAAAGACAAGCTCGGAGAAAAAATATTTGGTGGAGAAGCAGATAGGTTCGAGATAATTTAAACGGGCATAGAAGAAGGAATCAGGTTTAGGGGAGGTAAAACAGACCGGACAGGAGATCAAGACAGGAGATCAAGGACAAAACGCGAAGGAAACGAAAAGACCGTGATTTTGCTGTAGCCTGAACCCTTCCGTCTGCAGCAAAGCCCGCACTGTTCATGCTAACCCCTACCCATTAAGTTGTACTGCATCAAGTAACTCCCACCGTTCTAGCGTCTCGATCAGGCCGCAGCTGCAAGAGGCTGGTTCGGTTGGCGTGCGATCAGCCGGCGGTAAGGGATCGCGGGAATCGCCACACACATTTGCAGTAACTGCTGCCGCATCGTTTCTTCCGCTCCGGGCCGTCCTCCTTGCAGGCGCAGCCGGCGGCGTCCGGTGTATTCGTTTAGGTACGCCTGCAGATGCTTCAGTCCCAAGGCTCCATACGTACTCTTCAACGATTCCCACGCCTCTCTCACCACTTTCCGCAAGGGCGCATACAGCCGAAAGGCCTGACGGAACAACTGCACCTCCGATGTACAGACATCCACATGCCCATTGATAAACGTGTTTAGATCGTGACGGTTTGCCCTTTTTTCGCCTCCCCGCTTATACGGCACCAGGCGGATCTTGACCTGTTCCGGCTCGCCCGACTCCGTGACCGTGCAGCCCGCTACGACCGCCGAGGCGTACGGATGCGAAAGCTGACACCGGGACGGATTACGCCCGTACTGATCGCTATTCACCTTCACGTCTCCGGAGAGCAGCTCCCGGGCATCGAACTCCCCCACGGCATGACGTATTTTGTGCAGCACCGACCAGGCGGTCTTGTAGGTGACCCGGATCACCTTGCTCAGCCGCAGCGCCGAGATGCCGCCTTCAAGCAGGAATAAATCCAGGGCCTCGAACCACTTGAGCAAGGGCAGATGCGTTCCTTCAAAAATCGTACCGACCAAAGGCGATGTTTGATGCTTGCACTTTACGCACTCGAACAAGGGGATATGCCGGGAAGTCAGACGGCTGCACCGGGTGTAAGCGCAACGCGGGCAGACGAAGCCGTTTGGCCACTTCATCGCGATTAGCGCCTCCATGCAGGCCTGCTCGCTGTTAAAACGACTGCTGAATGGTTGAAGTTCCGTTTCCGTATTGACTTCCATGCCCGCTCGCCCCCGAATCAAGAATACACGAACATAAATTCCATTTATTTCATTATACCAAACCTACGTTCCCTAATCAAGCCAAAAATCTCACCTGCACCGCCTCATTTTTTCCTCATCTTTTTTTGTTTTTTCTTCTCTCTTTTTTGGAATCCTTGCTCTAGCCCCCATCCCCTGTTCCCTGAGCGAAAGGAATAATCGTGCAAAGGCAGGCAGCATGCAGGAACATCAAGAGTTTAATAATCTTAAGGGGCAAGAACCGAGCCTGAGAAGGCAGTCTCCCCTGGCTCGGTCCTATAAAGCAACCGGTTTATCCAAACCGGCCGGAAATATAATCATCCGTCCGTTTTTCCGACGGATTCGTAAAGATCTTGCTGGTGTCGTCATATTCGACCAGTTCCCCCATGAGGAAAAACGCGGTTTTTTCCGATACCCGCGCAGCCTGATGCATGTTGTGGGTTACGATAATAATGCAGTATTCGCGTTTTAATTCGGCGATCAGTTCCTCGATTTTGGCGCTCGAAATCGGATCCAGCGCGGATGCCGGTTCGTCCATCAAAATGATGCTCGGATTAACGGCGATCGAACGGGCGATGCAAAGCCGCTGCTGCTGGCCGCCGGACAACGCGAGCGCCGAGCTGTGCAGCCGGTCCTTCGTCTCGTTCCAGAGCGCGGCTTTGATGAGCGACTCCTCTACGATCTGATCCAGCTTTTTCTTGTCGCGAATCCCGTGGTAACGCGGTCCAAAAGCGATATTTTCATAAATCGATTTGTGAAACGGGTTCGGCTTCTGCCATACCATGCCGATCTTTTGCCGCAGCAGCACGACGTCGGTTTTCGGATCGTTGATATTGTCGTCCCCGATCCAGATGTCCCCGGTGATCCGCGCGCCGGAAATCAAATCGTTCATCCGGTTCAAGCTGCGCAGGAACGTCGATTTCCCGCAGCCGGACGGGCCGATTAACGCCGTCACCTGCCGTGAGGCGAAGTCGAGTGAGATTTCTTTCACGGCCTGCTTTTCTCCGTAAAACACGCTCAAGTTTTTGGTGGATAATGCGGTATTTTGCACCTCGGAGCCCTCCTATTTCGTAGCCGTAAATTTCTTGTACATCAGGCGGCCGACCCAACGTGCGAGCAGGTTGAACAGAAGCACCGTGATGATAAGCACGGCCGAAGCGCCTGCGGCGATTTCGGGAGCATCCGGAGCCAGCCCTTCGGAATTGATCTTCCAGATGTGGACGGCCAGCGTCTCCGCCGGGCGAAACGGATTCAGCGGCGACGTTGGACTGAGCGGGTTCCAGTTCCCGAAATCGAGCCTCGGGCTGCTCATGCCGGCCGTAAACAGCAGCGCCGCCGCTTCGCCAAACACGCGGCCCGCGGCCAGAATTGTCCCGGTCAAGATCACCGGCATCGCGATCGGCAGCATAATCGATTTGATCGTTTTCCATTTGGACAGGCCCAGCGCCAGACTTGCTTCCTTCTGCGCTTGCGGCACGCTGGCCATGCCCTGTTCGGTAATCCGCACCATCAGCGGCAGGTTGAACACGGTTAACGCCAACGCCCCGGAGAACAGGGAGAAGCCGAAGCCAAACACGTTAACGATCACGAGCAGACCGAACAAGCCGACGACAATCGACGGAAAAGAGGACAGCACCTCAACGATCAGCCGGATAAAAGACGTCAGTTTGCCCGGTTTCGCATATTCGCTCATATAAATGCCCGCCCCGAGTCCAAGCGGAATCGTGATAATCAGCGTCAGAACAAGCAGGAACAGGGAATTGAACAATTGCGGACCGATCCCCCCGCCCGCCTTGATCGTTTCCGGCGGAGAGGTCAGAAAATCAAAGCTGACATGCCCGAGCCCGCGGATTAAAATAAATCCGAGCAGCCCGGCCATGATCAGCACAATAACGCCTGCCAGCGTAACAATGACGGCAGTGGCGATTTTATCTGCGGTTTTTGCACTCATCGCTTTGCTCTCCTTTCCAGCCCACGTACAATAAAGACGAAGACGAAGGTCATCAGCATCAAAATCAAGGCAAGCGTCCACAGCACGTTGTTCTGCGTCGTTCCCATGGCCGTATTGCCCATGCTGAGCGTGATGACGCTGGTCAGCGTGGAGGTGGATTCAAACAGCGAGCGCGGAATGTGCGGCGCGTTCCCGATGACCATCTGTACGGCGAGCGCTTCCCCGAAGGCCCGGGCCATCCCCAGCACGACCCCGGTGAGCAGCGACGGCATCGTGGTCGGCAGGACGGTCCGCCACAACGTTTGCCACCGCGTGGCCCCAAGTGCATAAGAACCTTCTTTCAATCCGGGAGGAAGAGCGGTGATCGCATCCGTGGCGATGGAAGTAATCGTAGGCAAAATCATAATCGACAATACCGTCGCCCCCGCAAAAATGCCCAGGCCCTGTCCGGGAAAAATATCCCGGTAAAACGGGACGATCACGCTCAGGCCGACAAAACCGTAAACGACCGAAGGAATCCCGGCCAACAGCTCGATTACCGGCAGCAGAAATTTTTTGCCGAATTTAGGCATAATTTCGACCATGAACAGGGCTGCGCAGATGCTGAGCGGCGCCGCAATGACGGCCGCAAGGATCGAAGTGCTGAACGATCCCAAAATGAATGGGAGCGCTCCGAACACCGGAGGAACTCCGTCCGGTCTCCACTCCGTGCTTCCGAAAATTTGGCCGATCGAAATCCCGTCCTGAAAAAAGGTGCTTAAACCTCTGGTTGAGACAAAATACACCATCGAAAATATCGTCACAACCAGCAGCACGATGCAAAATGACGTAAATATTTTACCGGTCCATTCCTCTATAATGTGCGGCTGTACTTTTTTGTTTCCGCCGGATTGAGCCATGAAACCTCTCCC from Paenibacillus macerans includes:
- a CDS encoding transposase; protein product: MEVNTETELQPFSSRFNSEQACMEALIAMKWPNGFVCPRCAYTRCSRLTSRHIPLFECVKCKHQTSPLVGTIFEGTHLPLLKWFEALDLFLLEGGISALRLSKVIRVTYKTAWSVLHKIRHAVGEFDARELLSGDVKVNSDQYGRNPSRCQLSHPYASAVVAGCTVTESGEPEQVKIRLVPYKRGGEKRANRHDLNTFINGHVDVCTSEVQLFRQAFRLYAPLRKVVREAWESLKSTYGALGLKHLQAYLNEYTGRRRLRLQGGRPGAEETMRQQLLQMCVAIPAIPYRRLIARQPNQPLAAAA
- a CDS encoding DedA family protein, with amino-acid sequence MNVLAWIERMFEHYGYFVLLLGLPVDFIALPLPPGQTTLTYTGYLAYKGVLQFVPALLAGYAGSVIGVTITYWLGRRIGAPLVERYGKWIFLKPSHLEKTRRIYEKYGNKMLLINFFVPGVRQFFGYFVGIIRIPYRTFALYAYTGAAIWVTAFVGIGFVFGEQWQYAIGLVEKYLKYFFMGLGALLLVIVYMKWRKWRLKVAKLSRNS
- the pstA gene encoding phosphate ABC transporter permease PstA — protein: MSAKTADKIATAVIVTLAGVIVLIMAGLLGFILIRGLGHVSFDFLTSPPETIKAGGGIGPQLFNSLFLLVLTLIITIPLGLGAGIYMSEYAKPGKLTSFIRLIVEVLSSFPSIVVGLFGLLVIVNVFGFGFSLFSGALALTVFNLPLMVRITEQGMASVPQAQKEASLALGLSKWKTIKSIMLPIAMPVILTGTILAAGRVFGEAAALLFTAGMSSPRLDFGNWNPLSPTSPLNPFRPAETLAVHIWKINSEGLAPDAPEIAAGASAVLIITVLLFNLLARWVGRLMYKKFTATK
- the pstC gene encoding phosphate ABC transporter permease subunit PstC, translated to MAQSGGNKKVQPHIIEEWTGKIFTSFCIVLLVVTIFSMVYFVSTRGLSTFFQDGISIGQIFGSTEWRPDGVPPVFGALPFILGSFSTSILAAVIAAPLSICAALFMVEIMPKFGKKFLLPVIELLAGIPSVVYGFVGLSVIVPFYRDIFPGQGLGIFAGATVLSIMILPTITSIATDAITALPPGLKEGSYALGATRWQTLWRTVLPTTMPSLLTGVVLGMARAFGEALAVQMVIGNAPHIPRSLFESTSTLTSVITLSMGNTAMGTTQNNVLWTLALILMLMTFVFVFIVRGLERRAKR
- a CDS encoding carbohydrate ABC transporter permease; this encodes MSSITAEPYRQKRNSITWLYFLLPSVLIMLIFFIYPVFLTFFYSFTNLALTGESAKELKFVGIDNYIHMFKDPTVRISIWNTLIFLFGSAVIGQQVLGFVIALLMKHKNKLFRRVIGTIVLAGWVTPEIVCALCLYSFFGDEGTLNSGLAFFGIPTVTWLFTMPMLTIILANIWHGTAFSMLVFQAALDDVPSEVEEAAVVDGASRWQVLTRIILPYIKESFVTNMMLVTLQTLGVFGLIYAMTGGGPGTSTTTLPIFMYNQAFVNYQLGYGTAISLLLLLIGVVLSLFYIRSLK
- the pstB gene encoding phosphate ABC transporter ATP-binding protein PstB, which encodes MQNTALSTKNLSVFYGEKQAVKEISLDFASRQVTALIGPSGCGKSTFLRSLNRMNDLISGARITGDIWIGDDNINDPKTDVVLLRQKIGMVWQKPNPFHKSIYENIAFGPRYHGIRDKKKLDQIVEESLIKAALWNETKDRLHSSALALSGGQQQRLCIARSIAVNPSIILMDEPASALDPISSAKIEELIAELKREYCIIIVTHNMHQAARVSEKTAFFLMGELVEYDDTSKIFTNPSEKRTDDYISGRFG
- a CDS encoding ABC transporter substrate-binding protein translates to MNQKGWRITSVVLCIALCGALLFGCSGKSNEGAGGSGKTTITVTYRDDGAGEKGTFYKWIKEVAAGYPDKNVEIKPTPIQASEGDYFAKVALALKSKDTAPDIVTEDTFILNSDASAGYLEPLDARLKEWEDWTNGSFIEAMKKGVTASDGKVYGVPYNTDSRGLWYNKEIFKRAGLPEDWRPKNWDEVLDAARTIKEKEPDVVPIWMNMGKATGEATSMQTYEMLLYGTGERLYDDAGGKWIVQSQGILDALGFIETVNKEQHGPPLSKVLNGQAGNTASREYLPQGKLAISLDGSWITGNYLDTGAAPWPEYKDVLGFAPMPTSQGQDPGTITLAGGWALSIPSNAKHKDEAWEFIKYALSKENSQKLVMSSGNITVRADVAKDPEYTKMPFNEIATEYLQNAEFRPAQEKYPEVSTQIQTMVESVATGTSPADAAKKYAQDVTRIVGEDHVMQK
- a CDS encoding carbohydrate ABC transporter permease → MNAKQRKIVYRMLPYAILTFIGICFVLPLLWVIVASIDSNAMQTLKLPHRVTAENYIEVITSRENQRAFLIGLIMSLGQAVLVVILALLAAYPLSRYQMKYKKPFMLTILFMTSLPITAVMVPVYQLFLTLNLYDQIYGVILFYVASSMPYGIWMLKNFMDSVPQDLEEAAWVDGASVFTGIRKVVAPLMIPGICTVAIFTFSGSWGNFFVPYILLQNPENFPASLKLYQFFGQYGMVEYGNLAAFSILYAIPSIVLYILSQRFMSKGFGLQGGTKG